The Thalassotalea sediminis genome includes the window GTTTATCTCCATGTTTTCGAGAACTATAAAATGCTGAGTAACGCATAGGTCAAGAGTGCTATTTGGTCATTGGGTAAAATATGTATTAATGATACGCTCGATATTGATGATTAAATATAGTGGTTTTTTAATTACATTAGTGCCAAAATGGCACCAATGTAATTTGGGGTTAAACTATGGATACTACTAGCCGTTTGTTGATGTTATTGGATGTGGTAGAGCGTGGATCATTTGCTAATGCTGCCGAAAGTAGAAATATTGATCGTTCAGTTATCTCTAAACAAATTAGTAAATTAGAGGATGAGCTGTCGGTAAGATTATTGAATAGATCTACACGATCATTTTCATTAACAGCAGCGGGTGCTGAAATGGTTAAAAAGGCAACTGAGTTAAGAGAATTGCTCAGTGAAACAATTAGAATGGCAGAAAACTATCATTTAGAGCCTAGAGGTACGATAAAAATAACGTCATCAACGATCATTGCTAAACGATACCTTCAACCCGTTATCAACGATTTTCAAAAACGCTTTCCGCAGGTGGAGGTTGAACTGATTCTAGGAGATACCTTAGTTGACATTGTTGCAGAAGGAATTGACTTAGCTTTCAGGGTTGGAGAACTAAAGGACTCATCGTTAATTGCCCGAAAACTCGCACGTAATCGTTTAGTTATTTTAGCGTCACCTGATTTTATTGAAACCTATGGTATGCCTGAAAAAATGGCTGATCTTGAGTCTTTGCCGGCTGCGAGCTACACCAACGCTACTATTCGTGTCACCGAGGTTGAGTATAAAAATGCGCAAGGTGAGCAAGTAACTCAAAAAATTAATAGTGTTTTTCGTGCAAATGATGCTGAAGTGTTATTGTTGAAAGCATTATCAGGAAGTGCATTTGTGATTGCACCCGCTTTTATTGTTGGTGATGAAGTGTTAAACGGAAAACTTATACCGTTATTAACTGACGTAAACTTATTAAACTACCGTGAAATGTACGCTATTTATCCTCACAGAGACTTGCCCGTTAGAACGCGCTTATTTTATGATGCTGTGCGTGATTTTATTGGTAAAGATAAGCCAATATGGGAAAAAAATATTCCAAATTTTGAACACATGTATCAAGGATAATATTGAGTAATTTACTACTCCTATGTAAATAATCCACCTTCATTTCAGGTTGCTTTGACTCGGCTCCTGAAGGGGAGCTTACTCCTTTCAGTTTTAACTGAGTGTTATCCTAAAATAATTTCACCTATTGTTTATCTCTCGTTATATTGTCGGGGTGCCGACAGCACGACAGAGGGAAAAATCGATTGTTTCCCTCTGACAACTCCCTCATCGCCCCGTTCAGCGAACACTAACAGCCATATTTTTAGACTGTCATGCCTCTCTGACAAATGCTCGTCCCACCGCTCGTCAGTGTCAGCCATCCTTGGCTGACAAGCATTACTTTCTTAAAAAATAATGGCTGTTATCGCTTCAAAGGGAATCGACATACATCATACCTATCGTTAAATGACGAGAAACTTCATTACAGCAATTTAGCATTATGAAATCCTTGAAAACAATTTAATAAATACTGTTAAAGCTAAGCTTTACAGGCAAAACACCGACTGAACGATCACCACCAACATAGGAGGTGGTTTTGAGTTAACAATAAATCGTGCGCTTACAAGCACGTCAAATTCGAAGAAATAAGCAAAGTAGGTTAGGCTAAAGATGATAGAAAAATTAAGGGAAAATAAGATGATAACTCAAAAAACATTGTTTACCGTAATAGTGCTTACGTTTTTAACTGCCTGTGCATCAATGGGCACTGGAAATAAGGCTGAAAAACAGCAGCAAATTATTAAGATGAAAAATGAAGTACTCACCCAGTTATATCAGAAGAAGCCAGATACACGTGATCAGATCAATGCCGCGCCTGGTTATGCGGTGTTTTCAAATGCAAATATTAATTTAATTTTTATGGCGGCAGGAACAGGTTATGGCGTTGTAAAAAACATGAAAACCAAGAAAAATACATACATGAATATGGCTGAAGGCGGTATCGGGCTTGGCTTAGGCGTAAAAGATTATCGTATCGTTATGGTATTTCATACAGAAAATGCGATGAATAGTTTTATTAATAATGGTTGGACGTTTGGCGGTAATGCCGATGCTGCAGCAAAAGCAGGTGATAAAGGTGGCTCAGTTGAAGGTGAAGCTTATTATGGTGATGTAACCGTATACACCTTGACTGAAGCAGGTTTAGCGTTACAAGCGACAATAAAGGGGACTAAGTTCTGGGTAGATAAAGAACTCAATTAGCTTCAAATTACTTTAGTTTAAAAAAAAGCCAGTCGTAGTGACTGGCTAAGCTCCATGAGTGGGAGATAAGTAATTTAACATGTTTACTTGCTAAGGGATGCGAGTTCAACGGTGACTTGGTCAATACCATGTTTACTGATGCGAGAACTAAATTCAGCTTGTTTGCTACTAAGTAATGAAATGCCTTCAACGATCATGTCGTATGCTTTCCATTGTCCTGTTTTTTTGTTTTTACGCATCTGAAAAGTTAAATGAATATCTGGTTTACCATCTTCGGTGATCAAGGCATCAACAGATGCCGTTCTGCCGCTTTTTGAAATTTTAGATTGACCATAAGTTACTTTTTGATCTTTGTATTGGTTAAGTGCAGTTGCGTAAGTACGAACTAGGTAATGCTTCATAGACGAAACAAATTTTGTGCGCTGCTCTTTTGAGGCTTTTCTAACATGCTTACCTAATATTTTGAATGCGGCATAGCGGTAATCAACAACAGGCATTAACTCTTCTTCTACGATATTACGCATTAACTCTGGAAATTTTTGTAACTCGGCTTGGCTTGTTGCGATTCGAGAAAAAAGCTTATCACCTGTTTGATGAATCACATCTTTTGGTGTCAACTTTGGTTGTGCAGAGGCAGCTAAACTAAACAGTAAAATAAAAATCGATAAAGCGAATCTCATGAGTGATCCTTGAACATAAGAGATAATATGGTGTGTATTTTACATACCGACCGCTCGGTCTGTAAATGTTTTTCTATGAAAAATTTAGTTTTAAGTTATATTTTTTAACACTATTGAGGGCTAGTTTTTACGTAAGTTATTGAGGTATAGGCATAACTCGTTTACGACTTTATCGAATAACTCTTTATTTTTTGCGCTTTTGCTTAAACTGTAGGCACCATGAAAACTTGAAACAACAAAATAGGCTATTTGATTAAAGTCTAAGTCAGAGCGAAGTGATGATGAAAAGCGCTGAAAATTAAAGGCAATAAGGTGGTTTAATTTCTGTTGCATGTTGAGTACACGTAATCTAAAGCCTTCATCAACACCTGACATTTCTTGACATAAGTTATTGACAGGGCAACCACAAATAATATCTTCACAGCTCATGCTTTGTGATACTTCATGGAAAAAATTGCATAAGCCATCGATAGGATCTGCAGCTTCAACAGCAGGTTGCCAGGTCGCTAGAAACATTGGTGTGAATATTTCTTCGAAAACAGCATAACCGAGTTCTAGTTTATTGGCGAAGTGGTGGTATAACGCGCCTTTAGATATTTCACAACGTGCTAAAATAGTAGATAAACTTGTGGCTTGAAATCCATGTTGATGAATTTCATCAGCGGTAATTTCTAATATTCGTTGACGTGTTTGTTCAGCATCTCTCATACATAAACCTCAGTATAAAGCTATTTTATTGTAACCGACTAACTGGTTTGTTCAAGCGTTATTTTAACGCTTAGCATTTGGAGTTTTATAAGCTGTAGAGGTTAGAGCATAATGGTTTAGGTAGGGTAGTTCTGCTTGTTGCTTAAATAGGGGGACTTAAGTTCTCCTATTGGCTTCTACTTCTGTTCGGCTATAAGCGAACTAAGGACATTTACGCTCATAAAAATGACCAAGCCAAGTTAGCTCGATAATGATATTAAAATGTTACCCAAGTCGGATTTATTTAATACTTTTTATTTAGTATCCCACTATTTATTAGCCCTTTTATTTCCATTTTATGGTGACATTTTAGTCACATTAGATTTGCTAATATCTCATCAACTTAATTTGCTTAAATGTTGGAGGAAGACGATATGAGCAAGCAATTGAATCGAGTGTTATGGCTATCAAATAGAGGAGCATCATTATGAGCTGGAAAGTTGATAAACTATCGTGGCTGCTGGCCTTATGGGGAGTCGTTTTTAGCTTGCCATTGTTTTCCTACGCAGCAGAGGCTCCCGGCGCACTAACTATTATCGTGACTTCGCAAAAAACAGCTCGACCCCTTTCGAACGTACAAGTTACTCTTAAAGAGCGAGAAACCGCTTCAATTCAAACACTAACTACTGATAAACAAGGGCGTATTGTTGTTGATTTGCTTGATCCGGGTTTATACGCGTTAACATTAAACAAAAATGGCTTTGTTTCACTTTATGAGCCGAGCATTCGTGTCGTTACTCGCAAGAATATGAAAGTCGAGTTCGAGCTAAATGAACAAAATATTGAGGTGATTGAGGTACGAGCACAACAAGCTGAGAAAGCAGGTTCAGGTTCAAATATTTACCTAGATAGAGAGGCATTACGAGGTGCTGTCGGTGGAGGTGCAGATCCTTTACTTTCATTAGATGGATTGCCGGGTTTAGCATCTTCAAGTGAACGTAATGATTGGTCATTCTCATCGCGTTCAGAGGATAGCGATATGGTTGCCCATTTATCATGGTAAGTTTTCATTTATCTAATCTAATTTACCTAAAAAGCATTAGGGTAAACTAAAACTTATAAATAACCCCAATACCTACCTCAGCTTCGTAATCACTGCGTGCAATAGGGCTATCTCTGACTTCACTACTGAAATATTCAAATAGTGCTTCACCATATATTTGCCAATCACTGTTTATGTTTTTTCGGTAATTATAGTCAATACCAACTGAGCGTAATCCACCGCTTAATTTAGTTTCGTCTAAGCCTGATGATAGTGATTGCATGGCATCAATACCAAATCCTTTATTAGCGTAGTCACTGTCATGTACTACGAAAACTAAATTAACTTCAGAACCTGTGCCGTCAGTTTGTTCACCAAATCGACGGCCAACACCGAATAAAGCTAAGTTCCCTTCTTCACTGGCAACGAAACGACTAACTAACCAATAACGCCAATCAGGGGTAAATGAACGACGAGCTTGTAAAACCAACTCAAAGCCTTCTTCTTGATTACCAAGACCATCTAATCTGCCATCGTCAGAGTCGCTTTCTTCTCGGCCTTCTTCAAATCCAATCAAGGCACCTAATAGCCATTTGCCATTGAGTAGTCCTCGCCAGCCAAATGCTTCTCCTGCAAAGTAATAAATATTATCACCACTGCGCCATTGCACAGCACCAGCAGGCTGTGCTTCAAAGCCCAATTCATCTGAACCTTCGTAAGCGGATTCATATTCAATCCCCAGCCCTAAGCCAAACGCCCAGCCATCTTCACCTTTAGTGAAATCATCAATAGATGGAAGGGGAACTAAAACAGGTTTATTTTCTTGTGCTATTACTGCGTTATTAAAGGTACTTTGTATAAGCAATAAAACGGCTAAAAATATAAATTTTTTCATATGACGTATTCAATTTATTCAAGGGGTTGTTATTAAAATAGCGATACGAATTCGAGGAGGAAATGGTTCACCATTACTTTTATATTTTCTCTTTTGATATCGTGATGTCACTAAAAGGTCGAACAGCCGAGTTTGGCGACTACCGGAAGGAGCGAGGAGCGGACCTTGGAAAACCATTTTTTCTGCACTTATTTTATATTCCAGTTGCAATGAGTCGCCCAAACTCAAGAAAAACGTTTAGAACTCTGAGTTGTAATTGGTGGCGCAGGTGGAGCTGTACTTAGCGTAGCAACAAACAATGTAGGTTTATGGATTTCACTCAGTGTAGCCATCGGTGAAGCGCGTGGACTAGTATTAAGTG containing:
- a CDS encoding LysR family transcriptional regulator: MDTTSRLLMLLDVVERGSFANAAESRNIDRSVISKQISKLEDELSVRLLNRSTRSFSLTAAGAEMVKKATELRELLSETIRMAENYHLEPRGTIKITSSTIIAKRYLQPVINDFQKRFPQVEVELILGDTLVDIVAEGIDLAFRVGELKDSSLIARKLARNRLVILASPDFIETYGMPEKMADLESLPAASYTNATIRVTEVEYKNAQGEQVTQKINSVFRANDAEVLLLKALSGSAFVIAPAFIVGDEVLNGKLIPLLTDVNLLNYREMYAIYPHRDLPVRTRLFYDAVRDFIGKDKPIWEKNIPNFEHMYQG
- a CDS encoding YSC84-related protein — encoded protein: MITQKTLFTVIVLTFLTACASMGTGNKAEKQQQIIKMKNEVLTQLYQKKPDTRDQINAAPGYAVFSNANINLIFMAAGTGYGVVKNMKTKKNTYMNMAEGGIGLGLGVKDYRIVMVFHTENAMNSFINNGWTFGGNADAAAKAGDKGGSVEGEAYYGDVTVYTLTEAGLALQATIKGTKFWVDKELN
- a CDS encoding MlaC/ttg2D family ABC transporter substrate-binding protein; protein product: MRFALSIFILLFSLAASAQPKLTPKDVIHQTGDKLFSRIATSQAELQKFPELMRNIVEEELMPVVDYRYAAFKILGKHVRKASKEQRTKFVSSMKHYLVRTYATALNQYKDQKVTYGQSKISKSGRTASVDALITEDGKPDIHLTFQMRKNKKTGQWKAYDMIVEGISLLSSKQAEFSSRISKHGIDQVTVELASLSK
- a CDS encoding TetR/AcrR family transcriptional regulator, whose translation is MRDAEQTRQRILEITADEIHQHGFQATSLSTILARCEISKGALYHHFANKLELGYAVFEEIFTPMFLATWQPAVEAADPIDGLCNFFHEVSQSMSCEDIICGCPVNNLCQEMSGVDEGFRLRVLNMQQKLNHLIAFNFQRFSSSLRSDLDFNQIAYFVVSSFHGAYSLSKSAKNKELFDKVVNELCLYLNNLRKN
- a CDS encoding carboxypeptidase-like regulatory domain-containing protein yields the protein MSWKVDKLSWLLALWGVVFSLPLFSYAAEAPGALTIIVTSQKTARPLSNVQVTLKERETASIQTLTTDKQGRIVVDLLDPGLYALTLNKNGFVSLYEPSIRVVTRKNMKVEFELNEQNIEVIEVRAQQAEKAGSGSNIYLDREALRGAVGGGADPLLSLDGLPGLASSSERNDWSFSSRSEDSDMVAHLSW
- a CDS encoding MipA/OmpV family protein, with translation MKKFIFLAVLLLIQSTFNNAVIAQENKPVLVPLPSIDDFTKGEDGWAFGLGLGIEYESAYEGSDELGFEAQPAGAVQWRSGDNIYYFAGEAFGWRGLLNGKWLLGALIGFEEGREESDSDDGRLDGLGNQEEGFELVLQARRSFTPDWRYWLVSRFVASEEGNLALFGVGRRFGEQTDGTGSEVNLVFVVHDSDYANKGFGIDAMQSLSSGLDETKLSGGLRSVGIDYNYRKNINSDWQIYGEALFEYFSSEVRDSPIARSDYEAEVGIGVIYKF